Proteins from a genomic interval of Streptomyces sp. NBC_00820:
- a CDS encoding M1 family metallopeptidase, whose protein sequence is MTSPRRPAVRRRTAVLRREAVLATVPVAVAALLGAAGPAAAGTTGASGAGDPYFPLSGNGGYHVRHYGLALGYDTSSRHLDGKADLTARATQRLTRFDLDLKGLKVTGVTVDRATARFTRSGQELVVTPRHALREGQEFHVTVTYRGTPAPVTDPDGSADGWIPTDDGAFVAGEPQGAMTWFPANNHPTDKASYDFTLTVPEGRTAVANGVLLGRRTTHGRTTFRWRQSEPMAAYLATATVGKFDIERYTTRDGVQVYNAVDPREARAAAPVLKKLPSVLEWESGLFGPYPFRAAGSVVDHAPDVGYALETQSRPLYDSAPDLSTLVHENAHQWFGDSVSLTAWKDIWLNEGFATYAEWLYSEQHGGDSAQKTFDALYARPASNGLWAFPPGDPGSGANIFDTPVYARGAMTLHELRRAVGDKDFFRVLRAWAAEHRAGHGTTDRFVRLAERVSGKDLDGLFHTWLYTKGKPGRA, encoded by the coding sequence GTGACGTCACCCCGCAGACCGGCCGTCCGACGACGTACCGCAGTCCTCCGCCGCGAGGCGGTCCTCGCCACCGTGCCCGTCGCCGTGGCGGCGCTGCTCGGGGCCGCCGGACCCGCGGCGGCCGGCACCACCGGCGCGTCCGGCGCAGGCGACCCCTACTTCCCGCTCAGCGGCAACGGCGGCTACCACGTCCGCCATTACGGCCTCGCACTCGGCTACGACACCTCCTCCCGGCACCTCGACGGCAAGGCGGACCTCACCGCCCGCGCCACCCAGCGGCTCACCCGCTTCGACCTCGACCTCAAGGGACTGAAGGTCACCGGCGTCACCGTCGACCGCGCCACCGCCCGCTTCACCCGCAGCGGCCAGGAACTCGTCGTCACCCCGCGCCACGCGCTGCGCGAGGGCCAGGAGTTCCACGTCACCGTCACCTACCGGGGCACCCCCGCACCCGTCACCGACCCGGACGGCTCCGCGGACGGCTGGATCCCCACGGACGACGGAGCGTTCGTCGCCGGTGAGCCGCAGGGCGCGATGACCTGGTTCCCGGCGAACAACCACCCCACGGACAAGGCGTCGTACGACTTCACCCTCACGGTCCCCGAGGGGCGCACCGCCGTCGCCAACGGCGTCCTGCTCGGCCGGCGCACCACCCACGGCCGCACCACCTTCCGCTGGCGCCAGTCCGAGCCCATGGCCGCCTACCTGGCCACCGCCACGGTCGGCAAGTTCGACATCGAGAGGTACACCACGCGTGACGGCGTCCAGGTGTACAACGCCGTCGACCCGCGGGAGGCGCGCGCGGCCGCGCCGGTGCTCAAGAAGCTGCCCTCCGTACTGGAGTGGGAGAGCGGGCTGTTCGGGCCCTACCCCTTCCGTGCCGCCGGGTCGGTCGTCGACCACGCCCCGGACGTCGGCTACGCCCTGGAGACCCAGAGCCGGCCGCTCTACGACTCCGCGCCCGACCTGAGCACCCTCGTCCACGAGAATGCCCACCAGTGGTTCGGCGACTCCGTCTCGCTCACCGCGTGGAAGGACATCTGGCTCAACGAGGGCTTCGCCACCTACGCCGAATGGCTGTACAGCGAGCAGCACGGTGGCGACAGCGCCCAGAAGACCTTCGACGCGCTCTACGCCCGCCCCGCCTCGAACGGCCTGTGGGCCTTCCCGCCCGGCGACCCGGGCAGCGGTGCGAACATCTTCGACACGCCCGTCTACGCCCGTGGCGCCATGACCCTGCACGAGCTGCGCAGGGCCGTGGGCGACAAGGACTTCTTCCGCGTGCTGCGCGCCTGGGCGGCCGAGCACCGGGCCGGACACGGCACGACGGACCGGTTCGTGCGGCTCGCCGAGCGCGTGTCGGGCAAGGACCTCGACGGGCTGTTCCACACCTGGCTGTACACCAAGGGCAAGCCGGGCCGGGCCTGA
- a CDS encoding TetR/AcrR family transcriptional regulator, with the protein MTADTTARDTALRDTAPRVTRRRARTRANLLDAAFAVFAAKGFGRVSIEEVCEAAGYSRGAFYSNFATLDELFFALYQERADLIAAQVAEALAQDGPGLDVPASVDRVTEVLLLDVDWLLVKTDFLVHAARDPAVARVLLDHRARLREAVADRLFRAGGHATLPAVLGGADGAARAVVAAYDGVTTQLLLDKDVDAARSWLKQLLTALLTDGAGTPGHGHATPGDGQGAPGHGRAAPA; encoded by the coding sequence ATGACGGCGGACACGACTGCGCGGGACACGGCCCTGCGGGACACGGCCCCGCGGGTCACCAGACGGCGGGCCAGGACGCGGGCGAACCTGCTCGACGCCGCCTTCGCGGTCTTCGCCGCCAAGGGCTTCGGCCGCGTCTCCATCGAGGAGGTCTGCGAGGCCGCCGGCTACAGCCGGGGCGCCTTCTACTCCAACTTCGCCACGCTCGACGAGCTGTTCTTCGCCCTCTACCAGGAGCGTGCCGACCTCATCGCCGCCCAGGTGGCCGAGGCGCTCGCCCAGGACGGACCCGGCCTCGACGTGCCCGCCTCCGTGGACCGGGTCACGGAGGTGCTGCTGCTCGACGTGGACTGGCTGCTGGTGAAGACCGACTTCCTGGTGCACGCGGCCCGGGACCCGGCCGTCGCCCGGGTCCTCCTCGACCACCGCGCCCGCCTGCGCGAGGCCGTCGCCGACCGCCTCTTCCGGGCCGGGGGACACGCCACGCTGCCCGCCGTGCTCGGTGGCGCGGACGGCGCGGCCCGCGCGGTGGTCGCCGCGTACGACGGCGTCACCACCCAGCTCCTGCTGGACAAGGACGTCGACGCCGCCCGCAGCTGGCTCAAGCAGCTGCTCACCGCCCTGCTGACCGACGGTGCCGGCACCCCCGGGCACGGCCACGCCACTCCCGGGGACGGCCAAGGCGCTCCCGGGCACGGTCGCGCCGCCCCCGCGTGA
- a CDS encoding universal stress protein, translating into MTRPITAGVDGTEESLAALDWAAREAVRRGLPLRVVHAWRYADALPGADRDTQQGWVTDGVAEAVRAVCGRHQVPEVGVDVLEGGAAEALAEAAADAEMLVLGSRGHGPVVGFLLGSVGRQVIAEAHRPVVLVRAGDEPVAEAGGRDVVVGQHGGPEDSAAALSFAFETAAARGATVRAVRAWTLPPVFAYSPASLKLLDDAGGLEPYEKQALADALGPWRERYPEVPVAEHVELGSAGQVLLSLAGRAQLLVVGRRAHRTAVGARIGSVAHGVLHHAECPVAVVPHD; encoded by the coding sequence ATGACACGTCCGATCACGGCAGGGGTGGACGGTACGGAGGAGAGCCTGGCCGCGCTGGACTGGGCCGCCCGCGAGGCCGTACGCCGGGGACTGCCCCTGCGCGTGGTGCACGCGTGGCGCTACGCCGACGCGCTCCCCGGGGCCGACCGCGACACCCAGCAGGGGTGGGTGACGGACGGGGTCGCCGAGGCCGTGCGCGCCGTCTGCGGGCGGCACCAGGTGCCGGAGGTCGGTGTCGACGTGCTGGAAGGCGGGGCCGCGGAGGCGCTGGCCGAGGCTGCCGCCGACGCCGAGATGCTGGTGCTGGGCTCGCGCGGGCACGGCCCGGTGGTCGGGTTCCTGCTCGGCTCGGTCGGCCGGCAGGTGATCGCCGAGGCGCACCGGCCCGTGGTCCTGGTACGCGCCGGGGACGAGCCGGTGGCCGAGGCCGGCGGACGGGACGTCGTCGTCGGCCAGCACGGCGGCCCGGAGGACAGCGCGGCCGCGCTGTCCTTCGCGTTCGAGACGGCGGCCGCCCGGGGCGCCACCGTACGGGCCGTCCGCGCCTGGACCCTGCCGCCCGTCTTCGCCTACAGCCCGGCCTCGCTCAAGCTCCTGGACGACGCCGGCGGCCTCGAACCGTACGAGAAGCAGGCCCTGGCCGACGCGCTCGGACCCTGGCGGGAGCGCTACCCCGAGGTCCCGGTGGCCGAGCACGTGGAGCTGGGCAGCGCCGGCCAGGTGCTGCTGTCACTGGCCGGGCGGGCTCAGCTGCTGGTCGTGGGCCGCCGCGCCCACCGCACGGCCGTCGGCGCCCGTATCGGCTCGGTCGCGCACGGGGTGCTGCACCACGCGGAGTGCCCGGTGGCGGTGGTCCCGCACGACTGA
- a CDS encoding MBL fold metallo-hydrolase: MSADVRQVADDTYLVHGHHTNWVILRDGDAVTLVDTGYPGDREGVLESLAAVGSSPEAVAAVLITHAHNDHIGSAEYLRTTYGTPVHLHPAEVPHARRDFLQQATIGDVVRNAWRPGVLPWAAHVIRVGGTAHNPVTAPEPFPGEGPLDLPGRPVPVHTPGHTDGHCVYHLPEAGIVISGDALVSGHATSRIKGPQLLHTFFHHERAQALASLDLIGALDGDTLLPGHGPLHKGPVRAAADQARERAA; encoded by the coding sequence ATGTCCGCAGACGTACGCCAAGTAGCCGACGACACCTACCTGGTGCACGGCCACCACACCAACTGGGTGATCCTCAGGGACGGTGACGCCGTCACACTCGTCGACACCGGATATCCCGGGGACCGCGAGGGCGTCCTCGAGTCCCTCGCGGCGGTGGGCAGTTCACCGGAGGCCGTCGCCGCCGTGCTGATCACCCACGCGCACAACGACCACATCGGGTCGGCCGAGTACCTGCGCACGACGTACGGCACCCCGGTCCACCTGCACCCGGCGGAAGTCCCGCACGCGCGCCGGGACTTCCTCCAGCAGGCCACCATCGGGGACGTCGTCCGCAACGCCTGGCGCCCCGGTGTGCTGCCCTGGGCCGCACACGTCATCCGGGTCGGCGGGACCGCCCACAACCCCGTCACCGCCCCCGAACCGTTCCCCGGCGAGGGCCCGCTCGACCTTCCCGGGCGCCCCGTCCCGGTGCACACGCCCGGCCACACGGACGGCCACTGCGTCTACCACCTGCCGGAGGCGGGCATCGTGATCTCCGGCGACGCGCTGGTCAGCGGCCACGCGACCTCCCGGATCAAGGGCCCCCAGCTGCTCCACACCTTCTTCCACCACGAGCGCGCGCAGGCCCTGGCCTCCCTGGACCTGATCGGCGCCCTCGACGGCGACACCCTGCTGCCGGGCCACGGACCGCTCCACAAGGGTCCGGTGCGAGCCGCCGCCGACCAGGCACGGGAACGGGCCGCCTAG
- a CDS encoding alpha-ketoglutarate-dependent dioxygenase AlkB family protein — MSTHLQGSLFDQTDELRLGSLHGLRRTGLSAGAWIDVLPGWLSGADALFEQLAAEVPWRAERRKMYDAVVAVPRLLAFYDARDPLPHPVLDEARAALTARYARETGGPFTTAGLCFYRDGRDSVAWHGDRIGRGAREDTMVAILSVGAPRDLLLRPLGGGETVRRPLGHGDLIVMGGSCQRTWEHCVPKTARATGPRISIQFRPHGVR, encoded by the coding sequence ATGTCCACGCACCTTCAGGGCTCCCTGTTCGACCAGACCGACGAGCTGCGGCTCGGTTCCCTCCACGGGCTGCGCCGGACCGGACTGAGCGCCGGCGCCTGGATCGACGTGCTGCCGGGCTGGCTGAGCGGCGCCGACGCGCTGTTCGAACAGCTCGCCGCCGAGGTTCCGTGGCGGGCCGAGCGCCGCAAGATGTACGACGCCGTCGTGGCCGTACCACGTCTGCTCGCCTTCTACGACGCCCGCGACCCGCTGCCCCACCCGGTGCTCGACGAGGCCCGCGCCGCCCTGACCGCGCGCTACGCGCGGGAGACGGGCGGTCCGTTCACCACCGCCGGACTGTGCTTCTACCGAGACGGCCGGGACAGTGTCGCCTGGCACGGCGACCGGATCGGACGGGGCGCCCGCGAGGACACGATGGTCGCGATCCTGTCCGTCGGCGCGCCCCGCGACCTGCTGCTGCGGCCGCTGGGCGGAGGCGAGACGGTCCGGCGGCCGCTGGGGCACGGCGACCTGATCGTGATGGGCGGCTCCTGCCAGCGCACCTGGGAGCACTGCGTCCCCAAGACAGCCCGGGCCACCGGGCCCCGGATCAGCATCCAGTTCCGGCCGCACGGCGTACGGTGA
- a CDS encoding DUF488 domain-containing protein has translation MSVRVRRIYDPPESDDGLRVLVDRLWPRGLTKEEAHIDEWPKALTPSTELRQWYHGGGTYEEFRRRYESELEAPGSAELLDGLRKSSHDGPVTLLTASKRPGESHADVLAELLKG, from the coding sequence GTGAGTGTGCGCGTGCGTCGCATCTACGACCCGCCCGAGTCCGACGACGGGCTGCGCGTGCTGGTGGACCGGCTGTGGCCTCGCGGGCTGACCAAGGAGGAGGCGCACATCGACGAGTGGCCCAAGGCCCTGACGCCGTCGACGGAGTTGCGCCAGTGGTACCACGGAGGCGGCACGTACGAGGAGTTCCGGCGCCGCTACGAGTCGGAGCTGGAGGCCCCCGGAAGCGCGGAACTGCTCGACGGTCTCAGGAAGTCCAGCCACGACGGACCGGTCACTCTCCTCACGGCGTCCAAGCGGCCCGGGGAGAGTCACGCGGATGTCCTGGCGGAGCTGTTGAAGGGCTGA